The proteins below come from a single Actinomycetota bacterium genomic window:
- a CDS encoding MerR family transcriptional regulator: MWARMEKIAMSEAGTSEQEEWEKALDAPDEPLYTVGVVADLMGVDPQVVRGYDKRGLVEPGRSASGQRRYSRDDIARLARAMRLADEGIPAAGIERILELEDELHRREE, translated from the coding sequence ATGTGGGCCCGAATGGAGAAGATCGCGATGTCCGAGGCAGGGACCTCCGAGCAGGAGGAATGGGAGAAGGCCCTGGACGCCCCCGACGAGCCGTTGTACACGGTCGGTGTCGTCGCCGATCTCATGGGTGTGGATCCGCAGGTGGTGCGCGGCTACGACAAGCGCGGTCTCGTCGAGCCGGGACGGTCTGCATCGGGCCAGCGCCGCTACTCCCGGGATGACATCGCGCGGCTCGCGCGCGCGATGCGCCTGGCTGATGAGGGGATCCCCGCCGCTGGCATCGAGCGCATCCTCGAACTGGAGGACGAGTTACATCGCCGGGAAGAATAA